The genomic window TCAGCGGCAATTTCAGGCGCGTCGTCAACATTGATACTGACCACTTTCAAACCATCGCCGCGTTCCTCGGCAACTTCGTCAACCACCGGTGCCATTACTTTGCAAGGGCCACACCAGGGGGCCCAGAACTTCAGTAATACGGGCTGTTCGGCGTTGATCACTTCTTGCTCAAAATTGGCG from Halomonas sp. CH40 includes these protein-coding regions:
- the trxA gene encoding thioredoxin, which translates into the protein MSQVDVTNANFEQEVINAEQPVLLKFWAPWCGPCKVMAPVVDEVAEERGDGLKVVSINVDDAPEIAAEQGVRGVPTVMLFKSGTKVASLVGAQSKSQLNQFIEQNA